The Streptomyces sp. NBC_01353 genome contains a region encoding:
- a CDS encoding DUF202 domain-containing protein, whose protein sequence is MTEPATPARDPGLQPERTRLAWRRTTLTYTIAAVLAAKSVIRDEITAAGVAGAALAVLAWLGFLAVAHRRIQALDAARPGPLSHRGALLATVCTVALAAFAVAVVL, encoded by the coding sequence GTGACGGAGCCGGCGACGCCGGCCCGGGACCCGGGGCTGCAGCCGGAGCGGACGCGGCTCGCGTGGCGGCGTACGACGCTGACGTACACGATCGCGGCCGTGCTCGCCGCGAAGTCGGTGATCCGTGACGAGATCACGGCGGCGGGAGTTGCCGGCGCGGCGCTGGCGGTGCTGGCCTGGTTGGGCTTCCTGGCCGTCGCCCACCGCCGGATCCAGGCTCTTGACGCGGCGCGGCCGGGTCCGCTCTCGCACCGGGGCGCGCTGCTGGCGACGGTCTGCACGGTCGCGCTGGCGGCGTTCGCGGTCGCGGTGGTGCTCTGA
- a CDS encoding MBL fold metallo-hydrolase produces MYVTDPYVVRLAPHVHAFVQPDGGWCLNNAGFVGDAHETLLVDTAATERRARLLREAVLAEGLPLPRTIVSTHHHGDHTYGNGVFLPQARIVGHDNCRVEQLAAGRQLHLLWPETDFGAIEVTPPSLTYSERLTLYVGELEVRVLHPGTAHTTGDSIVHLPEQGVVFTGDLVFHGGTPFLPMGSLSGSLRALDVLRALDAPTVVPGHGRVTDPSAYDATERYLRWVAELAREGHGKGATPLETARRADLGEFAAWRESERLVANLHRAYAELDGLPEGSPLDAAVVFGDMAAMNGGVPVACHA; encoded by the coding sequence TTGTACGTCACCGATCCGTATGTCGTCCGCCTCGCGCCGCACGTGCACGCCTTCGTCCAGCCGGACGGCGGCTGGTGTCTGAACAACGCCGGATTCGTGGGCGACGCCCACGAGACGCTGCTCGTGGACACGGCCGCGACCGAGCGGCGGGCGCGGCTGCTGCGCGAGGCGGTCCTCGCCGAGGGTCTGCCGCTCCCCCGCACGATCGTCTCCACGCACCACCACGGCGACCACACCTACGGCAACGGGGTGTTCCTGCCGCAGGCGCGGATCGTCGGGCACGACAACTGCCGGGTGGAGCAGCTCGCGGCCGGGCGTCAGCTCCATCTGCTGTGGCCGGAGACCGACTTCGGCGCGATCGAGGTGACGCCGCCCTCGCTCACGTACAGCGAGCGGCTGACGCTGTACGTGGGTGAGCTGGAGGTGCGCGTGCTGCACCCGGGGACGGCTCATACGACCGGCGACTCGATCGTCCATCTCCCGGAGCAGGGCGTCGTCTTCACCGGGGACCTGGTCTTCCATGGCGGCACGCCGTTCCTGCCGATGGGTTCGCTGTCCGGTTCGCTGCGGGCACTGGACGTGCTGCGCGCGCTGGACGCGCCGACGGTGGTGCCCGGGCACGGCCGGGTCACCGACCCGTCGGCGTACGACGCGACGGAGCGCTATCTGCGCTGGGTCGCCGAGCTGGCGCGCGAGGGCCACGGCAAGGGGGCGACGCCCTTGGAGACGGCCCGCCGGGCCGACCTCGGGGAGTTCGCGGCCTGGCGGGAGAGCGAGCGACTGGTGGCGAACCTGCATCGGGCGTACGCGGAGCTGGACGGGCTCCCGGAGGGCTCTCCGCTGGACGCGGCGGTGGTCTTCGGCGACATGGCGGCGATGAACGGGGGTGTGCCGGTGGCGTGCCACGCGTAG
- a CDS encoding NADP-dependent oxidoreductase, with amino-acid sequence MKAISYSRYGGPEVLEYGERPDPKVGPDDVLVKVRAAAVNPVDWKAQAGYLDGMIDAVFPVIPGWDVSGVVVQPGVSVTEFTVGDEVMGYVREDFLARGTFAEYVAAPVRTLARKPRTMSFEESAALPLVGLTAYQVLHQALAVRSGETVLVHAAAGGVGSMAVQIARHLGCRVIGAAREEGQERIRELGAEPVLYDEGTFVAQVRELAPDGVDAVFDTIGGPFLKLTPRVLAPEGRLASIADGEVIGLGGRYFWVRPDPRDLAALAELVDEGVLSVRVARSFPLEQAADAQRANAEGGLNGKVVVTVEWPD; translated from the coding sequence ATGAAGGCGATCAGCTACAGCCGGTACGGCGGACCCGAGGTGCTCGAGTACGGCGAGCGGCCCGACCCGAAGGTCGGGCCCGACGACGTCCTCGTCAAGGTGCGGGCGGCCGCTGTGAACCCCGTCGACTGGAAGGCCCAGGCCGGCTACCTCGACGGGATGATCGACGCGGTCTTCCCCGTCATCCCCGGCTGGGACGTCTCCGGTGTCGTCGTCCAGCCCGGCGTCTCGGTCACCGAGTTCACCGTCGGCGACGAGGTGATGGGCTATGTCCGGGAGGACTTCCTCGCCCGCGGCACCTTCGCCGAGTACGTAGCCGCCCCTGTCCGTACCCTCGCCCGCAAGCCGCGCACCATGAGCTTCGAGGAGTCCGCCGCCCTTCCGCTGGTCGGACTGACCGCCTACCAGGTGCTCCATCAGGCCCTCGCCGTCCGCTCCGGCGAGACCGTCCTGGTGCACGCGGCGGCCGGCGGCGTCGGCTCCATGGCCGTCCAGATCGCCCGTCACCTCGGCTGCCGGGTGATCGGTGCGGCGCGCGAGGAGGGCCAGGAGCGGATCAGGGAGCTGGGCGCCGAGCCGGTCCTGTACGACGAGGGCACCTTCGTCGCGCAGGTCCGCGAGCTGGCGCCGGACGGCGTGGACGCGGTCTTCGACACCATCGGCGGCCCGTTCCTCAAGCTCACCCCCCGGGTGCTGGCCCCCGAAGGGCGCCTCGCCTCGATCGCCGACGGCGAGGTCATCGGCCTCGGAGGCCGCTACTTCTGGGTGCGCCCCGACCCCCGGGACCTCGCCGCACTGGCGGAGCTGGTCGACGAGGGGGTGCTGTCCGTACGGGTAGCCCGGAGCTTCCCGCTGGAACAGGCGGCCGATGCCCAGCGCGCGAACGCGGAGGGCGGCCTGAACGGCAAGGTCGTGGTCACGGTGGAGTGGCCCGACTGA